CAGGTCCCGCATCGCGGCCTCGTACAGCGTCCCGGCGAGCGGGAAGAGGCAGAGGATGGAGCCGGTGGACGCCGAGCCCTTGACGGACTGGACATAGCTCACGCCCGCGACATCCATCTTGAAATCGAAGCGCTGGCTGGAGATGGAATCGCGAAGGAATCCACCGGTGACACCGCAGCCGGCGAGCAACCCCAGCCCGAGGGCGAGGCTGGTGAGACGAAGCGTCTTGTTCATGGGCGCGCAGCCAACTCCCGGCCACCCGGAGACGTCAAGCCTCCCGGGCGGCCGGGCCGCGCCTCTTCTCCCGCGTGAGCCTCAGACGGCCGTGACGGCCGCGCTGGCCGACACCGTGGGCTGGCGCATCGGCTGAGCCTTGCCGTACGTCAGCGAGCGCCACACCCACTCGGCAGGGCCGAAGCGGAAGCGCGCCAGCCACCAGTGGCTGAACACCACCTGCATCGCGAAGATGACCAGGGTGAGCGCGATGCTCGCCCCGGGGCTGAGCTTCCCCATGAGCCCCAGGCCGATGCCGTAATAGATGAACAGGCTGATGACCGTCTGGCTCAGGTAGTTCGTCAGCGCCATGCGGCCCACGGGGGCGAGCACCATCAGCCGCCGCTGCCACGCCTCGCGCTGGAAGAGGAGCACCAGGCCCGCGACATAGACGGCGGCGAGCCCCATCTCGTTGAGCTGCC
The sequence above is drawn from the Archangium gephyra genome and encodes:
- a CDS encoding DUF6567 family protein, which codes for MNKTLRLTSLALGLGLLAGCGVTGGFLRDSISSQRFDFKMDVAGVSYVQSVKGSASTGSILCLFPLAGTLYEAAMRDLYESAKLQPNQVVMNLREDHAIRSFLGFYCNHSITLSGDVFQLSPAAPGAPKVSSTSLSQ